CCGAGCTGAGCGGCGCACTGACCCCCGACTGGCAATTCAGCGCCTCCTACACCTACGTGCTCAGCCAGTACGTCAAGGACGCCAACCTGCGCAACGAGGGCCGCCTGTTCGCGCCCAACCAGCCCAAGCACCTGTTCAAGGCCGCCACCAGCTACCACCTGGGCGGCAGCCTGGAGAAATGGCGCGTGGGTGCCGATGTGTTCGCACAAAGCGAAACCTTCAACCGCGTGGGCAGCGGCTACGCCACCCAGGATGCCTACGCCGTGGTCGGCCTGATGGCCGGCTACCGCTTCGACGAACACTGGGATGCGCGGGTCAACCTCAACAACCTGTTCGACGAGAAGTACTGGCAGGGCATTCCAACGGGTTCGGGCAGTGGCGTGTACGGCGACCCGCGCAACCTGATGGTCTCGCTGAAGTGGACGCTGTGACGAGGGCCCGGTTTCGGTCGGTGTGCCTGTCTCTGATGCGTGGGCACTTGGTGGGACCGGCTTCAGCCGGGATGATTTCGCGGCTGAAAGCCGTTGCTGCAAACCGAAACCGGCTTTAGCCGACATGAAGCCGCTCTGATTTGAAAGGGCTTTGCCTTTTTCACATCTCCCGCACCTCGCGCAGGCACTGGCGCAGCAGTTCCGAGCTGTCGCCCTGGCGGTAGCTGATGACGATGGGCGAGGTGGCGTGGCTGTCGAGCAGTTCGGTGTAGCCGATGTCGTCGCGGTGCAGGCGCTGCACCGAAGCGGGCACCAGGGTGATGCCGATGCCGGCGGCGACCAGGCCGATGGCGGTCTGCAGTTCGTTGGCCATCTGCGCCACATGGATGCTCAGGCCCTGGCGGCTGAACAGCCCCAGCACATGATCGGCGTAGCTGGGGCGCGGGTTGCCGGGGTACAGCACGAAGGGCTCTTGGGCCAGTCGTTGCAGGCTCGCCGGGCCGGCCAGCAGCGGGTGGCCGGCAGGCAGGGCGGCCACCAGCGGGTCTTCGCGCAGCACCTCCTGGGTGATGGCCGGGTCATCGAACAGCATGCGCCCGAAGCCGATGTCGATACGCCCGCTCTTCAATGCTTCCACCTGTTGCAGGGTAATCAGCTCCGACAGCCCCAGCTCCACGTCACCGAAGCCTCGCAGGCGGCGGATCAGCTCCGGCAGCTGGCCATACAGGGTCGACGGCGCGAAGCCGATGCCCAGCCAGCGCTTGCTGCCGTTGGCAACCCGGCGGGTATCGTCACTGATACGCTTGAGCTGCTCCAGCAGTTGCGAGGAGTGTTCATAGAAGAAACGCCCGGCCTCGGTGAGGCGCAGCGGGCGGGCGCGCTCCAGCAGCTCTACCCCAAGTTCATCCTCCAGTTGCTGGATCTGCCGGCTCAGCGGCGGCTGGGCGATGTTCAGCTGTTCGGCAGCGCGGGTGAAGTTGAGGGTTTGCGCGACGACCCGGAAATAACGCAAATGTCGCAGTTCCACGATACCTCCTGGGTATGGAGCGAGACTTAATCAATATTGGACCGGCCGGGCGTGCAGGGTCAATCTTGCTGCACGCCCAACCCACAGCCGGATAGCTTCATGAGCGCACCCATAACAATACAAAGCTTCGAGACGCTGATCGTCGACCTGCCGACCATCCGCCCGCACAAGCTGGCCATGCACACCATGCACGGGCAGACCCTGGTGATCCTGCGCATCCGCTGCAGCGATGGCATCGTCGGTATCGGCGAGGCCACCACCATCGGCGGCCTGGCCTACGCCGGGGAGAGCCCGGAAAGCATCAAGATCAATATCGACACCTGGTTCGCGCCCTTGCTGATCGGCCAGGACGCCACCAACCTGAATGCCGCGATGCAGCGCGTCGACCGTGGCATCCGTGGCAACACCTTTGCCCGCAGTGGGGTGGAAACCGCCTTGCTCGATGCCCAGGGCAAGCGCCTGGGCCTGCCAGTGGCCGAAGTGCTCGGCGGCCGTGTGCGTGATGGTGTGGAAGTGGCCTGGACCCTGGCCAGCGGCGACACCGGTCGTGATATCGACGAAGCCGAACAGATGCTCGACCGCCGTCGTCATCGCCACTTCAAGCTGAAGATCGGCGCGGGTGACGTGGCCCGCGACATCGCCCACGTGGCGGCGATCAAGAAGGCCCTGGGCGAGCGTGCCAGCGTGCGCGTGGACATCAACCAGGCCTGGAGCGAGGCCGTGGCCATCAGCGCCAGCCGACGCCTGGCCGAGGCCGGTGTCGAGCTGATCGAACAGCCGCTGTCGCGCTTCGACCGCGCTGGCATGGCACGCCTCAATGCGCACAGCCCGATCCCGCTGATGGCTGACGAAGCCATCGAGTCGGTGCCCGACAGCTTTGCCCTGGCCCAGCTGGGCGTGGCACCGATCTTCGCCCTGAAGATCGCCAAGACCGGCGGCCCGCGTGCGGTACTGCGCACCGCAGCGATTGCCGAGGCGGCCGGTATCGGCCTGTACGGCGGCACCATGCTCGAAGGCAGTGTCGGCACGCTGGCCTCGGCGCATGCCTTCGCCACCCTCGACAAGCTGGAATGGCATACCGAGCTGTTCGGGCCGCTGCTGCTGACCGAGGACATCCTCGTCGAAGCGCCACTGTACCGCGACTTCCAGCTGATGATCCCGACCACGCCAGGCCTGGGCCTGGAGCTGGACGAACAACGCCTGGCGCGCTTCGCCCGCCGCTGAACCTGACCGATAAGGAGCCTCACCATGCTTTTTCACGTGCGCATGACCGTCAAGCTACCGGTCGACATGCCCGCCGAGCAGGCGGCCAAGCTCAAGGCCGATGAAAAGGAGCTGGCCCAGCGCCTGCAGCGCGAAGGCACCTGGCGTCATCTGTGGCGCATTGCGGGCCTGTATGCCAACTTCAGCATTTTCGACGTGCCGGACAACCAGGCCCTGCACGATACCCTGATGCAACTGCCGCTTTACCCGTACATGGATATCGAAGTCACGCCGCTGTGCCGCCATCCGTCGTCGGTGCATGCCGACGACCGCTGAGCCGCCTGGCTCGAAAACACGACCTACGTCTGACAAGAACAATGATGAGGACCCACCACCATGACCGTACGTATCTCCCACACCGCTGAAGTGCAGAAGTTCTTCGAGAACGCTTCGGGCTTCGACCAGGATGCCGGCAACCCGCGCATGAAGACCGTGGTGCACCGTATTCTCACCGACTCGATCAAGATCATCGAAGACCTGCAGATCACCCCGGAAGAGTTCTGGAAAGCGGTGAACTACTTCAACGAGCTGGGCGCCCGCCAGGAAGCCGGCCTGCTGGTGGCCGGCTTGGGTCTGGAGCACTACCTGGACCTGCTGCTGGACGCCGAAGACGAG
The Pseudomonas sp. DTU_2021_1001937_2_SI_NGA_ILE_001 DNA segment above includes these coding regions:
- a CDS encoding LysR family transcriptional regulator, with protein sequence MELRHLRYFRVVAQTLNFTRAAEQLNIAQPPLSRQIQQLEDELGVELLERARPLRLTEAGRFFYEHSSQLLEQLKRISDDTRRVANGSKRWLGIGFAPSTLYGQLPELIRRLRGFGDVELGLSELITLQQVEALKSGRIDIGFGRMLFDDPAITQEVLREDPLVAALPAGHPLLAGPASLQRLAQEPFVLYPGNPRPSYADHVLGLFSRQGLSIHVAQMANELQTAIGLVAAGIGITLVPASVQRLHRDDIGYTELLDSHATSPIVISYRQGDSSELLRQCLREVREM
- a CDS encoding muconate cycloisomerase family protein: MSAPITIQSFETLIVDLPTIRPHKLAMHTMHGQTLVILRIRCSDGIVGIGEATTIGGLAYAGESPESIKINIDTWFAPLLIGQDATNLNAAMQRVDRGIRGNTFARSGVETALLDAQGKRLGLPVAEVLGGRVRDGVEVAWTLASGDTGRDIDEAEQMLDRRRHRHFKLKIGAGDVARDIAHVAAIKKALGERASVRVDINQAWSEAVAISASRRLAEAGVELIEQPLSRFDRAGMARLNAHSPIPLMADEAIESVPDSFALAQLGVAPIFALKIAKTGGPRAVLRTAAIAEAAGIGLYGGTMLEGSVGTLASAHAFATLDKLEWHTELFGPLLLTEDILVEAPLYRDFQLMIPTTPGLGLELDEQRLARFARR
- the catC gene encoding muconolactone Delta-isomerase, whose product is MLFHVRMTVKLPVDMPAEQAAKLKADEKELAQRLQREGTWRHLWRIAGLYANFSIFDVPDNQALHDTLMQLPLYPYMDIEVTPLCRHPSSVHADDR